The Ictalurus furcatus strain D&B chromosome 5, Billie_1.0, whole genome shotgun sequence genome includes a region encoding these proteins:
- the LOC128608278 gene encoding tumor necrosis factor receptor superfamily member 14-like — protein sequence MSGVKPSFQLLQSWKVYTCLKKNLFICLLTGVYAVLTYGAKCGPSEYLSAAGECCPMCNIGSVVVKDCSGDYSTSCKPCSKGTFMNEPNGLNKCFSCKSCDTGLYILQECTTIKDTVCEVLDGYYCIQKSGRECSLALKHSECEPGQQVKTPGTKDSDTVCEPCPPGFYSPKGVTCTKWTE from the exons atgtctggaGTTAAACCATCATTCCAACTTTTACAATCTTGGAAAGTATATACATGCCTGAAAAAAAACCTATTTATTTGTCTCCTAACAGGTGTTTATGCTGTCCTCACATATGGAGCTAAATGTGGGCCAAGTGAATATCTATCAGCAGCTGGAGAATGTTGTCCTATGTGTAATATAG GGTCGGTGGTTGTCAAAGACTGCTCTGGTGATTACAGTACATCATGCAAACCTTGCTCCAAAGGAACGTTTATGAATGAACCTAACGGCCTTAACAAATGTTTTTCATGTAAATCCTGTGACACAG GCCTTTATATTTTGCAAGAGTGTACCACAATAAAGGATACAGTATGTGAGGTCTTGGATGGATATTATTGCATACAGAAGTCAGGTAGAGAATGTTCTCTTGCATTGAAACACAGTGAATGTGAACCAGGGCAGCAAGTAAAGACTCCAG GCACTAAGGACTCGGATACAGTTTGTGAGCCGTGTCCACCAGGATTTTATTCTCCTAAAGGTGTGACCTGCACTAAATGGACTGAGTAA
- the cbwd gene encoding zinc-regulated GTPase metalloprotein activator 1 isoform X2: MQLPMDDDCPELVPIEEKNTTPSAQIPVTIITGYLGAGKTTLLNYILTEQHNKRIAVILNEFGEGNALEKSLAVSQAGELYEEWLELRNGCLCCSVKDNGLKAIENLMEKKGKFDYILLETTGLADPGAVASMFWVDAELGSDLYLDGIITVIDAKYGLQHLTEEKPGGLINEAVRQIALADLTIINKTDLVNEAELDQLRDTVRSINGLVRMLETQRSRVDLSQVLDLHSFDTKDSVRLAEKLQLMKTTHSHLDKTILTVTFEVPGSVCEDHLNVFIQDLLWEKTFKNKAGLPMNVIRLKGILSLHGKQKKAMLQGVHELYELDETPEAWTDGEPRINRLVFIGRHLDGDLLKKEFLSLVSTGED; the protein is encoded by the exons ATGCAGCTTCCGATGGATGATGACTGTCCAGAGCTGGTTCCTATTGAGGAGAAGAACACGACACCTTCAGCTCAGATCCCTGTCACCATCATCACCGGTTACCTGG GTGCTGGGAAGACAACGCTCTTGAATTACATACTGACCGAGCAGCATAACAAAAGAATAGCAGTTATACTCAATGAGTTTGGTGAAGGCAA TGCTCTGGAGAAGTCCCTGGCAGTGAGCCAGGCAGGAGAGCTGTATGAAGAGTGGCTGGAACTCAGGAATGGCTGTCTTTGCTGCTCAGTGAA GGATAATGGCCTGAAAGCGATTGAAAATCTGATGGAAAAGAAAGGGAAGTTCGACTACATTCTTCTTGAGACGACTGGTCTGGCAGATCCAG GAGCAGTTGCCTCAATGTTCTGGGTTGATGCTGAATTAGGAAGTGATCTTTACCTGGACG GCATTATTACAGTTATTGATGCGAAATACGGATTGCAG CATCTGACTGAAGAGAAACCAGGAGGCTTGATAAATGAAGCTGTAAG GCAGATAGCCCTTGCTGATCTGACAATTATTAATAAAACGGATCTGGTGAACGAGGCTGAGCTCGATCAGCTTCGAGACACGGTCAG GTCTATTAATGGCCTCGTCAGGATGCTGGAAACACAAAGGTCTAG GGTCGACTTATCTCAGGTGTTGGATCTGCATTCTTTCGATACCAAAGATAGTGTGAG GCTGGCAGAGAAACTACAGCTAATGAAAACAACACACTCGCATCTAGACAAG ACTATATTGACAGTTACATTTGAAGTACCTGGAAGTGTCTGTGAGGaccatttaaatgtgtttattcag GACCTTTTATGGGAAAAGACGTTTAAGAACAAAGCAGGACTGCCTATGAATGTCATTCGCTTAAAG GGCATCTTGTCTCTGCATGGTAAGCAGAAGAAGGCAATGCTGCAGGGCGTTCATGAGCTTTACGAGCTGGATGAAACGCCTGAGGCCTGGACAGATGGCGAGCCCAGGATCAATCGACTGGTCTTCATCG GTCGGCATCTGGATGGAGACCTTTTAAAGAAAGAGTTCCTCTCTTTAGTCTCCACTGGAGAGGATTGA
- the cbwd gene encoding zinc-regulated GTPase metalloprotein activator 1 isoform X1 has translation MQLPMDDDCPELVPIEEKNTTPSAQIPVTIITGYLGAGKTTLLNYILTEQHNKRIAVILNEFGEGNALEKSLAVSQAGELYEEWLELRNGCLCCSVKDNGLKAIENLMEKKGKFDYILLETTGLADPGAVASMFWVDAELGSDLYLDGIITVIDAKYGLQHLTEEKPGGLINEAVRQIALADLTIINKTDLVNEAELDQLRDTVRSINGLVRMLETQRSRVDLSQVLDLHSFDTKDSVRLAEKLQLMKTTHSHLDKTILTVTFEVPGSVCEDHLNVFIQDLLWEKTFKNKAGLPMNVIRLKGILSLHGKQKKAMLQGVHELYELDETPEAWTDGEPRINRLVFIGEKSTFPAFWTKYFWIQPSPGPHFSS, from the exons ATGCAGCTTCCGATGGATGATGACTGTCCAGAGCTGGTTCCTATTGAGGAGAAGAACACGACACCTTCAGCTCAGATCCCTGTCACCATCATCACCGGTTACCTGG GTGCTGGGAAGACAACGCTCTTGAATTACATACTGACCGAGCAGCATAACAAAAGAATAGCAGTTATACTCAATGAGTTTGGTGAAGGCAA TGCTCTGGAGAAGTCCCTGGCAGTGAGCCAGGCAGGAGAGCTGTATGAAGAGTGGCTGGAACTCAGGAATGGCTGTCTTTGCTGCTCAGTGAA GGATAATGGCCTGAAAGCGATTGAAAATCTGATGGAAAAGAAAGGGAAGTTCGACTACATTCTTCTTGAGACGACTGGTCTGGCAGATCCAG GAGCAGTTGCCTCAATGTTCTGGGTTGATGCTGAATTAGGAAGTGATCTTTACCTGGACG GCATTATTACAGTTATTGATGCGAAATACGGATTGCAG CATCTGACTGAAGAGAAACCAGGAGGCTTGATAAATGAAGCTGTAAG GCAGATAGCCCTTGCTGATCTGACAATTATTAATAAAACGGATCTGGTGAACGAGGCTGAGCTCGATCAGCTTCGAGACACGGTCAG GTCTATTAATGGCCTCGTCAGGATGCTGGAAACACAAAGGTCTAG GGTCGACTTATCTCAGGTGTTGGATCTGCATTCTTTCGATACCAAAGATAGTGTGAG GCTGGCAGAGAAACTACAGCTAATGAAAACAACACACTCGCATCTAGACAAG ACTATATTGACAGTTACATTTGAAGTACCTGGAAGTGTCTGTGAGGaccatttaaatgtgtttattcag GACCTTTTATGGGAAAAGACGTTTAAGAACAAAGCAGGACTGCCTATGAATGTCATTCGCTTAAAG GGCATCTTGTCTCTGCATGGTAAGCAGAAGAAGGCAATGCTGCAGGGCGTTCATGAGCTTTACGAGCTGGATGAAACGCCTGAGGCCTGGACAGATGGCGAGCCCAGGATCAATCGACTGGTCTTCATCGGTGAGAAGTCCACCTTTCCTGCTTTCTGGACTAAGTATTTCTGGATTCAGCCTAGTCCTGGGCCACATTTTTCATCATAA
- the cbwd gene encoding zinc-regulated GTPase metalloprotein activator 1 isoform X3 — protein MDDDCPELVPIEEKNTTPSAQIPVTIITGYLGAGKTTLLNYILTEQHNKRIAVILNEFGEGNALEKSLAVSQAGELYEEWLELRNGCLCCSVKDNGLKAIENLMEKKGKFDYILLETTGLADPGAVASMFWVDAELGSDLYLDGIITVIDAKYGLQHLTEEKPGGLINEAVRQIALADLTIINKTDLVNEAELDQLRDTVRSINGLVRMLETQRSRVDLSQVLDLHSFDTKDSVRLAEKLQLMKTTHSHLDKTILTVTFEVPGSVCEDHLNVFIQDLLWEKTFKNKAGLPMNVIRLKGILSLHGKQKKAMLQGVHELYELDETPEAWTDGEPRINRLVFIGEKSTFPAFWTKYFWIQPSPGPHFSS, from the exons ATGGATGATGACTGTCCAGAGCTGGTTCCTATTGAGGAGAAGAACACGACACCTTCAGCTCAGATCCCTGTCACCATCATCACCGGTTACCTGG GTGCTGGGAAGACAACGCTCTTGAATTACATACTGACCGAGCAGCATAACAAAAGAATAGCAGTTATACTCAATGAGTTTGGTGAAGGCAA TGCTCTGGAGAAGTCCCTGGCAGTGAGCCAGGCAGGAGAGCTGTATGAAGAGTGGCTGGAACTCAGGAATGGCTGTCTTTGCTGCTCAGTGAA GGATAATGGCCTGAAAGCGATTGAAAATCTGATGGAAAAGAAAGGGAAGTTCGACTACATTCTTCTTGAGACGACTGGTCTGGCAGATCCAG GAGCAGTTGCCTCAATGTTCTGGGTTGATGCTGAATTAGGAAGTGATCTTTACCTGGACG GCATTATTACAGTTATTGATGCGAAATACGGATTGCAG CATCTGACTGAAGAGAAACCAGGAGGCTTGATAAATGAAGCTGTAAG GCAGATAGCCCTTGCTGATCTGACAATTATTAATAAAACGGATCTGGTGAACGAGGCTGAGCTCGATCAGCTTCGAGACACGGTCAG GTCTATTAATGGCCTCGTCAGGATGCTGGAAACACAAAGGTCTAG GGTCGACTTATCTCAGGTGTTGGATCTGCATTCTTTCGATACCAAAGATAGTGTGAG GCTGGCAGAGAAACTACAGCTAATGAAAACAACACACTCGCATCTAGACAAG ACTATATTGACAGTTACATTTGAAGTACCTGGAAGTGTCTGTGAGGaccatttaaatgtgtttattcag GACCTTTTATGGGAAAAGACGTTTAAGAACAAAGCAGGACTGCCTATGAATGTCATTCGCTTAAAG GGCATCTTGTCTCTGCATGGTAAGCAGAAGAAGGCAATGCTGCAGGGCGTTCATGAGCTTTACGAGCTGGATGAAACGCCTGAGGCCTGGACAGATGGCGAGCCCAGGATCAATCGACTGGTCTTCATCGGTGAGAAGTCCACCTTTCCTGCTTTCTGGACTAAGTATTTCTGGATTCAGCCTAGTCCTGGGCCACATTTTTCATCATAA